The genomic interval AAGGCAACAAGGGAGACCGACATGGTCAAGGATTTGTGTGTGCATCTCGATGGCGGCGATGGCGACAAGGACCGCCTTGAAGCCGCGCGTCAGATCGCGGTGATGTTCGACGCCCATCTTTCCGGCGTCTTCGTCAATCGTCTGCCCGACATGCCGGCGGCGGAGATTTACAGCTATTCGGCGTCCGCTCTCGATGACATGCAAAGACAGGCACGGGAGAAGGGTGACAGGATTGCCGCTGCGCTGGAAGGCCTGCTTTCCGGCCTCGACGTCCGGAACGAGCTGCGTCGTTTCGATGTGCTCTCGTCCCGGTGGCAGCAAACCTTCCTGGCCGAGGCGCGGCTCTACGACCTGTTCGTCTCGACGCTGCCGCAGGAGGACGATCACGAGACAATGGCGCTGGTGGAATCCGTGCTGTTCGGTGCCGGGCACTCGGTCTTGCTGGTGTCGCCGAAATGCATCTCCGCCCTTGATTTCTCGACCATCGTGCTCGGCTGGCGCAACACGCGGGAGGCCGCGCGGGCGGTCGACGAGGCCCTGCCGTTCCTCAAACGGGCCGATCGCGTGTCGGTCTGCATGATTGGCGATGACGAACTGGGCCGGATCGAGCGGGTCACCCAGGGCAATGACATCGCCCGCCATCTCGACCGCCACGGGGTCTCGGTCGAACTCAATCCCCTGCCGGAGGGCAAGGGCGTGGGCGCCACCCTGCTCGACGAGGCCGATCTGCTGAATGCCGGCCTGATCGTCATGGGCGGCTACGGCCATACCCGCCTGCGCGAGTGGGTGCTCGGCGGCGCTACGCGGGAAATCCTGAAGAGATCGGAAGTCCCCGTTCTGATGGGGCACTGACGCAGCCCGTTAACGGGTCGCATTCGGACTTCCACCAATGGGACTGGCCGTGGCGGATGTCGCGGCCGGGCGAAATTTGCGGCATAGATCGCGAGGCACACCATGACGGGTCCCAAGCCATGCCGCGCGGGTTCGCCGTGGCGGGTACGTACGGCTCGTGCCTGCCGAGAGCCTCGTGCCGGGCGATATCCTTCTGGTGGAGGCCGGTGACAGGCTGTCGGCGGATCTGCGGTTGATCGAGGCCGTGAACCTGACGGCGGACGACGCCGCCCTGACCGGTGAATCCCTCCCGACGGACAAGGGCGTGGCGCCGGTCGAACGCGACGCGCGGATCGGTGACCGCCATTCAATGCTCTACAAGGGGACCGTCGTTGCCTCCGGCAGTGGCATCGGTCTTGTCGTTGGGACGGGACTTTCCACGGAACTCGGCCGCATATCGCAACTGATCGCCAAAGCCGAAACCGGGCGTTCTCCGCTGGAAAAACGGCTTTCACGGCTCTCCGGTCAACTGATCTGGATCATCCTTGCGACTGCCGTACTCGTTGCGGTTGCCGGCATTATCTCGGGCAAGGACCCCATGCTGATGGTCGAGGCCGCGATCGCTTTGGCCGTGGCCGCCATACCGGAAGGGCTGCCGATCGTCGCAACATTGGTGCTTGCGCGCGGAATGAGCCCTTTGACGATTTCCCCTGAAAGCAGGAGGTAGAAGGCGGCGGGCACCCAGACCGCGCTCAACGAGAAAGCGCAGGTTCATCATGTCGACGGACTTCAGTAATCTTCCAGCGGATTGGTCTTCAACAACCCTGCCCCTAACTAAAGTCGCCTATAGCTATGAAATCCAGCTACACCAGGCTGCGGGAAGCGATCTCAGATTTAGGTGGCCCACGATGCGTTTGTCGTCACTTAAGCTTGACCAACCGGCTTGCGACCATCCAAGTTGGTTGAGTCGGTTTTTCGCCTGAGGCTCAAAGGTTGACCGCTGTACAAACTGGAGGAATGATTTTGAAAGCAAACAGATCGCTTTGGCGCAGCCTGACACTGGCCGCCGCGCTTTCGGTGGCCGCGGCGCCGATCGCCGATGCTTGCACGCGTGTTGTCTATCATGGTCCGGAAGACCGCATCCTGACGGCGCGTTCCATGGACTGGAGCCTGCCGATGCTTTCCAACCTGTGGGTGTTCCCGCGCGGCATGGAGCGAAATGGCGAAGCGGGCGAGAATTCGCTGACCTGGACATCGAAATACGGAAGCATGATTGTATCCGGTTATGACTTCTCTACCGTGGATGGCATGAACGAGGCCGGCCTGGTGGCCAACATGCTCTGGCTGGTGGCGTCCGAATACCCGAAGAATGACGGGTCGAAGCCCGAAATGTCGCTGTCGATCTGGGCGCAGTATTTCATGGACAATTACGGCAGTGTTGCCGAAGCGGTGGAGGATTTGGAAGCCAATCCTTTCGACGTGGTGACCGCCGACGTTCCCGATCAGCCCGGACGCCTGGCGAAGGTGCATCTTTCGCTCTCGGACGCCAGCGGCGACAGCGCTATTCTGGAATGGCTGGACGGCGAACTGGTCATTCATCACGGCCCGCAATACCGCACCATGACGAACGATCCGCCATACGATCAGCAACTGGCGGTGAAAAGGTATTGGCAGGACGTCAATCCGCGTGAGACGCTGCCCGGCACAACCCGTTCTTCCGATCGCTTTACCCGTGCTGACACCTATATCGACATGGTGGTCCAGTCGGATGACCCGCGCATTGCGGCGGCCGCCGCCATGAGCGTGGTCCGCAATGCTTCCGTTCCCTATGGCATCAACACGCCGGACGCGCCGAACCTGTCGACCACGCGCTGGAGGGTGGTCGCGGATCACAAGGACAAGCTGTTTTATGTCGAATCGGCGATTTCCCCGAACCTGTTCTGGGTCGATCTGAACAATCTGGATTTTTCGGCTGAAGCCGGGGTGCGGATGCTGGATCTGGGCGTTGACATGGTCACGCTGCAGTCAGGCGAAGTGTCGGCGGACTTCAAGCCTGCCGAACCTTTCAAGTTCGAACCGGTCAACTGAGACGTGCCGGCCACCGCATTCCCGTGTGGTGGCCGGATCATCCTGTTCTCAACGGGACTTGTCGTTCCGATCGCGGATGTTCGCGACCAGGCCAATCTCGGTCAGAACCGGTAGGTAATTCCCACAACCGGCCCGCTCAGCCTCGTGTCGTAGACATGACCGTCTTTTTCGTAATCGGTGTCGACGATCTTATAGCCTGCCGAAAATGACAGGTGCTCGCTCAAGGTATAGTTCGCCGTCGAGAGGAACGACCAGGTCAGATCGGAATTGACGTCAAAGCCGCCGATATCGGCCTGAGCCTGAACCGATAAACGATCCGTCAGATTGAAAAACACGCGGGCGCCGACGACGGGGTCAATCCAGCCGAAGCTTTCGTCATAACGGACTGATCTGCCAAGTCCGCTGGCCGTGATCTCATTGGAAATATGCCACAGACGTATGCCGGCCAAAGCGTCGAGCGTAAATGCGGGCGTATCGACAACGCGGTATCCGCCCTGCACGGTGGCCATGAACTGCCTGGTATTGAGTGTGCCGGCCGCTTCAAACGCCGGCAGCTGCGATGTGCCCGGAAACCCATATGTATTCTCGTCGCTCGTATCCGTATACATCATGTCCGCTGAGAGAACGAAACGGTCGTGGCGGCCCCAGACATTGACAAATCCGGCAATATTCAGCCCGTCCCGGCCCTCGGAAAAAGAGCGGTCGATATTCACGGTCGGCCCGACGCCGAAGGGAGAGACCTTCCCCGTGACCCCGGTTGCCCACAGATAGGGAGTGATCTGGAGTGCCCCGTCAGAGGCGCTCGCTGCGGAGGTTTCCGGGGCGGCGGTGGCACTGTCGGCCGCATGGAGAATCTGCGGGACGCATAGAGAAAAAGCGCACGCAAGGATATATTCTTTCAATGTGTTCCCCCCGGTCCGGCAACCTGAACCGATTCCACTTGTATCATCGTCTTTTGTAAGCAGTTACCATCATAGAAGCGAGGTGCAACTCTGCGGTTCCACAGAAACAGCGATTGGCGTGCGGTCCGTCGCCGGTAGGCGAGCGTCTCGGTAACCAGATTTTTAACCGGGCAATTCTATTTTCAGGAAAGCGTAGCCCGTGTTCTCCCTGAAGTGGATTTCAATGTCGTATTTTCTGAACCTGGCACTGGTTCCCTCAATCCTGCTGTTTCTGGTCTTCGGTCTCGCCTTGTTCACCATGACCTATTGGGTTCTGTGCCTGTTTGCCCGATTTGCGCGCACGGATGCTCTCGTCATTCCGCTGGGCGCCTTCATTGGAACGATTGCGACGTCCTGGGCTCTGTCTCTCGGCTTCGTTGCCGCCGACATCTGGACGCTGCACGCAAAGGCTGACCAGGAACTCACCTCGGAGCGGTCCGCGATCAATCGACTGATCGGAAACGCCGAAGCCGAGGTGCTGAACAGGCCTGACCTTGAAGCGGCGATGGAGTTCTATCGTGAAAAGGTGATCTCGGACGAATGGGGTGCCAACGGAAACCTTCATCCCGCGGCTTCGGTCGAGCAGGCCCTTCAGAAAATACGTATCATCATCATGGATATCGCCGAGGGCGATGCGCCCGCTCCGATCATCAACCAGACCGTTGCCATTTTCAACGACCTGCAGGAAACGCGCGATGTGCGCCTCGCCATCGCCAGCACGACCGTCAATCAGTATAAATGGTATATGCTGCTGACGCTGACGATCTTGACATCGCTTACGATCGCCGTGACGCACGCAGACAGAACACGCGCGGGGAGTATAGCGATATTCCTTTATGTGCTTGCAGCCACAACAAGCCTCTGGCTGCTGACGGTGCACGCAAGCCCCTATGCCGGCATCGAGACGATAGAGCCAAGCGGACTGTATCTGAATTTGACCTGACAGCGGACCGTATTTGGGCCCGCGTTCGCACGGCGTCAGGCGCCACGCTTTCCGGGCCAGGCGGTGAGTGCGAGATCGATCAGATGCTTCAGCCGTGCGTTGCAGGCGCCGTCGCAGGCCTGTGCCGACATGCCCTGAATGATCGCGCCATAGAAGCGCGCGAGGGTATCGGTGTCGGTCTGCGCCGGCAATTCGTCGTCCTCGACGGCCCGGTCAAAGCGGGTTTTGAGGGTCTTCATCGAGGCTTCCCGCAAGGCCGCCGTCATCTGCGCGACGGATGCGTTTTCTTCCGCATGCTGCAGAACGGCCGTCGAGACCATGCAGCCGCGCGGCTTGCCGGGCTGCGTGTCTCCATCAGCGATATCGTAGAGATACAGCCTCAGGGCATCGTAAGCCGGAAGAGGGGATTGCAGGATCTCCATCCGGCGGCCGCTTTCACGGGCGATGCCGAACGCGAGCGCCTGCCGGTACAGTTCCTCCTTTGAGCCGAACATGGAGTAGAGCGTCGGCGGATTGATGCCCATGGCCCTGGTGAGGTCGGCGGTCGAGGTGCCTTCATAGCCGCGTTCCCAGAACAGGCGAGCCGCGATGTCGAGGCCCACGTCGCGTTCGAGCGCGCGCGGTCTGCCCCGTTTGCGAGCCGGATTCGACATTAAATAGTGATCCCTATTAAATTGTTGACGACGGCATTCCAATAGTTATTATAGCGGTCACTATTTAATTTAGCAACGGAGTGACCCATGACCAAGAGACTGGAAAACAAGATAGCCCTGATCACCGGTAGTTCACGCGGCATCGGCCGGGCGGTTGCCCTTGCCGTGGCGAAGGAAGGTGCGGCGCTGATCGGCGTGCACTACACCGCCAATGCCGATGCGGCCGATGCCACGCTTCGCGACATCGAGGCGCTCGGGGTAAAGGCGGTTGGCGTCAAGGCCGACCTGCGAGAGGGCAAGGCGGCGGCCGACAGCCTTTGGGAACAGTTCGCCGAAGCCGCCCGTGCCGAGACGGGTTCCGCCGCTCTCGACATTCTGGTGAACAATGCCGGCATCGCGCCCGCCCTGCCATTGAAGCAGACGGACGAAGCCGTGTTCGACGCGGTCATGGCCATCAATTACAAGGCGCCATTCTTCCTGATCCAGGCCGCGGCTGACCATATTCGCGACAATGGCCGCATCATCAATGTGTCGACCGGGTTCACCCGGGTCGCGGCGCCGACGCATCCGGCCTATGCGGCCTCCAAGGGGGCGTTGGAGACCTTGACGCTGGCACTGGCGCCGGAATTTGCCACGCGCGGAATCACGGTCAATGCCGTGCTGCCGGGCGTGACGGAGACGGATATGAATGCCGAGTGGCTGGCATCGCCGGACGCGCGCGCCGGCGCGGAGGCCCTCTCGGTCTTCTCACGTGTCGGAAAGCCGGAAGACGTTGCCGACGTCATCGCCTTCCTGGCATCGAACGAGGCGCGGTGGACGACGGGTCAGATGATCGATGCGACCGGCGGCGCGCGGATCTGAATAACCCCCGCTACGCGGCCATGAGAGGTCCGCTCATGGCCGTGGCGAGCGCGCCGCACTCAAAATGCGCTCGCCGCAGCGTCGTTATCGCAAAGCTGTCAGATCAGCTCAATCCTTCTTCCTCAAGCGCCCGGATGACCGAGGGCATTGCCCTCATACGTTTCAGGCAGTTCAGCAGGTTTGCGGGCAGGTCAACGCCGCTCCGTGGCGCGACCATCAGGACCCAGAAGAGATAGCAGTCGGCAATCGTCATCTCGGAACTGATCAGGAATGCCTTGTCGCCCATCTGATCGGCGAGAAGCGCGAAGGCCTTCTCGATCTTCTCGCGGGCGCGCTGCTTTTCCGGTTCGGGGAAATCCCTGAAGAACGGGGCGTAGGCGCCGTGGATTTCGCTGGACATGTAGGCGAGCGCCTCGAGTGTCCGCCACCTGAGCAGGCGGTCTTCGGGCAGAAGCTTGCCGCTTTCCTCGGCGATATAGGCCAGGATGACCTGGTTCTCGGTCAGGACCACTCCGTCGTCCATCTCAAGGGCCGGAATGTAGCCCTTCGGGTTGAGCGCCAGAAAATCGCGACCGTCCCCGGTCCTTTTTTCGTGGTCGATGCTGACGAGCTGATAGGCAAGCCCGGCCTCGATGAGCGCGATGTGATCGGCCAGGCTGCAGGCGCCGGGATAATAAAACAGCTTCATATGTGGTCTCCTTGTCTGAACCCGGCCAGAGTCAATTTCTGGAACCAGGTCTGAATTGTTGACCACAGCCATTTATGGGACTTAAAAAGGGCCGTCAAAAGCATAAATTCCGGAGCAGGTCAGATGGATATGACCGTCAAGTCCGCCGGCGCCGATTGCCGCGCCGTCAGCGAGATCCTCAGCCGCATCGGCGATAAGTGGACGATCCAGGTGGTCGTCGCGCTTCGCCCGGGCCCACACCGCTTCAACGAAATCAAGCGGCGCGTCGGCGGCATTTCGCAGCAGATGCTGACCAGGACGCTCAAGACGCTGGAACGGGACGGCATGATCGAACGCAGCGTGCGCCACACCACGCCGCCGCAGGTCGCATACGCCCTGACGCCGCTCGGACATTCCCTGTCCGACACGGCAAAGCATCTCGCCGATTGGGCGGCGGCCCACCGTGGAGCGATCGCGGACAACCGCATCCGTTACGACAACCGTAAGCCTTGATGCGTTCACCGTGGCAATAGGGCCGAAGCCCGGACCATCCACACCGGAACGCCTGAATTGGCCTGAGCATCTTCAGGGCAGGAAAGCGCCGTCATCCGCCGCTACGGGAAACTGACTGACCCGATCTGAGGCCCTGCCATCAGCTTGGCGCTTCACAGGCGACAACCCGCCGGTCTCCCGCAAGTAGCGACGCGGCGGACAACCCATTTCACGTTTGAACGCCGCGGCGAAGGCGTATTCCGACACATATCCCAGCGAGGTCGCGATTTCGGCGATACTGTCGCGGGTTTCGATCAGCCGTTCGCCCGCCAGCATCATGCGCCAGCGGGTGAGATAGGCGATCGGCGTCGCGCCGACCTTCCGCTTGAACCGCTGCGCAAAGACGGTGCGCGACATACCGACCTCCCGGGCCAGCGTCTCCAGGGACCAGGCACGCGCGGGCTCCCCGTGAATCGCGCGGATCGCCGGGCCGACATGCGGATCGGCGAGCGCGGCGAGCCAGCCGGTCTCGTCCGGACCCTGTTCCTCCACATGAAGACGCAGCGCCTGGACCAGCATCATGTGTGAAAGCTGTTGCGCCATCAGCGACGATCCGGCGCGCGCCTCCCGCATCTCCTCCATCATCATTTCGATCAAGCCCCGCAGCCGCGCCTGGCCGCCGGTGGCTCTTATGCGAATGAGCGGCGGCAGCGATCGCAGGAGCAGCGCGGCATGCCGTCCGCTGACCTCGAAGCGACTGCCGACCAGATAGCACGCCCCGCCGCCATTGACGGAGATGACATTGCCGCTGCTGTCGGGGTCGAGCACCTCGCTTGCCGGACGGGGCGCAACATCTGGTCCGCTGGCGATGATGACGTCCCGCCCGCTCGGCAGCACGAAGCATTCGCCGGCGGCCAGCCGGATGGCTGTCTCCGTCCCCTCCGCCTTCAGCCAGCAGCTACCGCGGATCACCGCGTAGCATTTGATCCGCCCGGCAAGGTCATCGAGTGAAAGCGCCCATTCGCCGCCGGCGTCGAAACCGGCGGTGATGTAGCTCCGGGGCTTCAGCAGTGACAGCAGGTCGGACAACGGGTCCATGGCAAATCCGAACGATCGCGTAAAAATATGGCACTCTCTCACATAGATCGTATGGGCCAGCGTGTCTATCTGACAGTCTCGTTTCGCACGCCGACATGCATCATCGAAAGGGACAACACACATGACTGAGGTTTATGCGAGCGGCGTCATCGACGCCGATGCGGATACCGTCTGGGCCGGTTTGAGGGACTTCTCAGGCCCCGCGCGTTGGGTATGCAACATCGCGTCCAGCGATATCGAGGGCGAGCATGCTGTTGATCAGGTCGGCGCGGTCCGTCGCCTGGTGTTCGAAAGCGGCAATGAATTGCGCGAACGCCTGATCGCGCTGTCGGACCACGAGCGATATTTCCGCTATGCCCTTCTGCCCCCGACATCGCTTCCGATCCATGACTATAACGGCAAGGTCCAGGTCCTGCCGGTTACGGATGGCAACCGCGCGCTGGTTTATTGGTGCGGCAACTTCACGATCCGCGAAGGCAATCCGGAAGAGGTCAAAGCCTGGGTCCAGGGCATTTACCAGCGCGACATCGATGATATGCGGGCCTATTTCGCCCGATCCTGATCCTTACCCACGGAACAACGCTACCGAGACGGCATCTGCGCAAAGCCATTGGCCGTCTATGTCAAAGAACTGGAGAACGCACCATGAAAGCTGCGATCATCACATCGCCCGAGGCTGGCCCCCGCTACGTCGATTTCCGGGAGCCGGAAGCCGGTGACGGCGAAGCCGTCATTTCGGTAACCGCGGCGCCGATAAGCCCGATCGTGCGTGCCCGGGCCGCGCTGAAACCCGTATCGGATGACGGCAATGGTTTCGTGGCCGGCGTCGATGGGGTGGGGAGGGATGCGTCGGGCCGCCGCGTCTATTTTCTGTTTCCCAAGGCTCCCTTCGGCGCTCTGGCGGAGCGGACGCTTGTCCCGGCGGCGATGACCGTTCCCGTTCCGGACGGATTGAGCGACACGCGCGCCGCTGCCGTTGCAACCGCGGGGCTCGCATCCTGGGTTGCGCTGACCCGCCGCGTGCCGATCAGAGCTGGACAGACGGTTCTGGTCACCGGCGCCAACGGCGCGGCCGGACGCATGGCCCTGGAGATCGCGCGGCATCTCGGCGCGGGACGCACCATCGCGGTCGTCCGTTCCGCTGACAAACTGGATGGCCTTGCTGCCGACGCCGGCATCGCACTCGACGCGCGGGATGCAGACACGGCTCTGAAGACAGCGTTCGAGGCCGGCGTCGACATCGTCCTCGATTTCGTCTGGGGACCGGTGGCAGAGCGTGTTCTCGCCGCGGCCACGGCAGGGCGCGGTTCGCCCGCGGGCGAACCGGCGCGCACATACATGGTTCTCGGAACGCTCGGCGGCGCCACGGTGCCGCTTTCCGGGTACGGACTGCAAAGCTCGGGGCTCGACATTCTCGGCTCGGGTATCGGCTCGGTTCCGGTCCACGACTATCTGGCAGGCGCCGGCGAATTGATGGTCGCGGCGCAAAAAGCCGGATGGACGCTGCCCTTCAAGGTCGTGCCTCTCGCGGATATCGCCAGCGTATGGAGACGGTCGGCCGAAGTGCGCTACATCGTCCATCCGGACAGAACGGGCTAAGGCCGCGCGGATTGCAATTCAATAACAGCGCGGACTTTCGTCTGGACCAGGGAACCTGATGCATTGGTCGACGGATTGACTCCGGTTCAGGGCAACGGTTCCAGCCGTGAGCTTTGCCCCGTAGCCCTTTCGGACCACCACGTCGTCGCCCTCGTCTGCATCGTTCGGCAGCTCGAACAGCCAGTGCATGGGAACGCCGACCGCATTGCTGATCCGCTCCACCGCGCGCAGCGAAGGCTGGCTCAGGCCGCGCTCACCATGGATGGCCTGCCGCATCTGCATATGTCCGATGACGGGCTGATGGTTGCGCTCGGCTACAATGGTCGGGGCATTGCCATGGCGACGGCGCTTGGAACGGCGCTTGGCCGGAATATCGGCGAGGGCGCGCCGCTGGTGTTCCCCGTCACGCCCATCCGCCCGTTGTTCTGGCATGCGCTGCGCAAGCCGATCGTCAATATCGGCGTGCGCTGGTACTGGCTGAAGGATCGCCTCGGCT from Martelella mediterranea DSM 17316 carries:
- a CDS encoding universal stress protein is translated as MVKDLCVHLDGGDGDKDRLEAARQIAVMFDAHLSGVFVNRLPDMPAAEIYSYSASALDDMQRQAREKGDRIAAALEGLLSGLDVRNELRRFDVLSSRWQQTFLAEARLYDLFVSTLPQEDDHETMALVESVLFGAGHSVLLVSPKCISALDFSTIVLGWRNTREAARAVDEALPFLKRADRVSVCMIGDDELGRIERVTQGNDIARHLDRHGVSVELNPLPEGKGVGATLLDEADLLNAGLIVMGGYGHTRLREWVLGGATREILKRSEVPVLMGH
- a CDS encoding linear amide C-N hydrolase, with product MILKANRSLWRSLTLAAALSVAAAPIADACTRVVYHGPEDRILTARSMDWSLPMLSNLWVFPRGMERNGEAGENSLTWTSKYGSMIVSGYDFSTVDGMNEAGLVANMLWLVASEYPKNDGSKPEMSLSIWAQYFMDNYGSVAEAVEDLEANPFDVVTADVPDQPGRLAKVHLSLSDASGDSAILEWLDGELVIHHGPQYRTMTNDPPYDQQLAVKRYWQDVNPRETLPGTTRSSDRFTRADTYIDMVVQSDDPRIAAAAAMSVVRNASVPYGINTPDAPNLSTTRWRVVADHKDKLFYVESAISPNLFWVDLNNLDFSAEAGVRMLDLGVDMVTLQSGEVSADFKPAEPFKFEPVN
- a CDS encoding DUF4239 domain-containing protein yields the protein MSYFLNLALVPSILLFLVFGLALFTMTYWVLCLFARFARTDALVIPLGAFIGTIATSWALSLGFVAADIWTLHAKADQELTSERSAINRLIGNAEAEVLNRPDLEAAMEFYREKVISDEWGANGNLHPAASVEQALQKIRIIIMDIAEGDAPAPIINQTVAIFNDLQETRDVRLAIASTTVNQYKWYMLLTLTILTSLTIAVTHADRTRAGSIAIFLYVLAATTSLWLLTVHASPYAGIETIEPSGLYLNLT
- a CDS encoding TetR/AcrR family transcriptional regulator — encoded protein: MSNPARKRGRPRALERDVGLDIAARLFWERGYEGTSTADLTRAMGINPPTLYSMFGSKEELYRQALAFGIARESGRRMEILQSPLPAYDALRLYLYDIADGDTQPGKPRGCMVSTAVLQHAEENASVAQMTAALREASMKTLKTRFDRAVEDDELPAQTDTDTLARFYGAIIQGMSAQACDGACNARLKHLIDLALTAWPGKRGA
- a CDS encoding SDR family oxidoreductase → MTKRLENKIALITGSSRGIGRAVALAVAKEGAALIGVHYTANADAADATLRDIEALGVKAVGVKADLREGKAAADSLWEQFAEAARAETGSAALDILVNNAGIAPALPLKQTDEAVFDAVMAINYKAPFFLIQAAADHIRDNGRIINVSTGFTRVAAPTHPAYAASKGALETLTLALAPEFATRGITVNAVLPGVTETDMNAEWLASPDARAGAEALSVFSRVGKPEDVADVIAFLASNEARWTTGQMIDATGGARI
- a CDS encoding glutathione S-transferase N-terminal domain-containing protein — its product is MKLFYYPGACSLADHIALIEAGLAYQLVSIDHEKRTGDGRDFLALNPKGYIPALEMDDGVVLTENQVILAYIAEESGKLLPEDRLLRWRTLEALAYMSSEIHGAYAPFFRDFPEPEKQRAREKIEKAFALLADQMGDKAFLISSEMTIADCYLFWVLMVAPRSGVDLPANLLNCLKRMRAMPSVIRALEEEGLS
- a CDS encoding winged helix-turn-helix transcriptional regulator produces the protein MDMTVKSAGADCRAVSEILSRIGDKWTIQVVVALRPGPHRFNEIKRRVGGISQQMLTRTLKTLERDGMIERSVRHTTPPQVAYALTPLGHSLSDTAKHLADWAAAHRGAIADNRIRYDNRKP
- a CDS encoding AraC family transcriptional regulator, yielding MDPLSDLLSLLKPRSYITAGFDAGGEWALSLDDLAGRIKCYAVIRGSCWLKAEGTETAIRLAAGECFVLPSGRDVIIASGPDVAPRPASEVLDPDSSGNVISVNGGGACYLVGSRFEVSGRHAALLLRSLPPLIRIRATGGQARLRGLIEMMMEEMREARAGSSLMAQQLSHMMLVQALRLHVEEQGPDETGWLAALADPHVGPAIRAIHGEPARAWSLETLAREVGMSRTVFAQRFKRKVGATPIAYLTRWRMMLAGERLIETRDSIAEIATSLGYVSEYAFAAAFKREMGCPPRRYLRETGGLSPVKRQADGRASDRVSQFPVAADDGAFLP
- a CDS encoding SRPBCC family protein, coding for MTEVYASGVIDADADTVWAGLRDFSGPARWVCNIASSDIEGEHAVDQVGAVRRLVFESGNELRERLIALSDHERYFRYALLPPTSLPIHDYNGKVQVLPVTDGNRALVYWCGNFTIREGNPEEVKAWVQGIYQRDIDDMRAYFARS
- a CDS encoding quinone oxidoreductase family protein; translation: MKAAIITSPEAGPRYVDFREPEAGDGEAVISVTAAPISPIVRARAALKPVSDDGNGFVAGVDGVGRDASGRRVYFLFPKAPFGALAERTLVPAAMTVPVPDGLSDTRAAAVATAGLASWVALTRRVPIRAGQTVLVTGANGAAGRMALEIARHLGAGRTIAVVRSADKLDGLAADAGIALDARDADTALKTAFEAGVDIVLDFVWGPVAERVLAAATAGRGSPAGEPARTYMVLGTLGGATVPLSGYGLQSSGLDILGSGIGSVPVHDYLAGAGELMVAAQKAGWTLPFKVVPLADIASVWRRSAEVRYIVHPDRTG
- a CDS encoding FAD-binding oxidoreductase, whose protein sequence is MVDGLTPVQGNGSSRELCPVALSDHHVVALVCIVRQLEQPVHGNADRIADPLHRAQRRLAQAALTMDGLPHLHMSDDGLMVALGYNGRGIAMATALGTALGRNIGEGAPLVFPVTPIRPLFWHALRKPIVNIGVRWYWLKDRLGYAS